In the Theobroma cacao cultivar B97-61/B2 chromosome 1, Criollo_cocoa_genome_V2, whole genome shotgun sequence genome, one interval contains:
- the LOC18612457 gene encoding disease resistance protein RPS2: protein MEFVTDFKHNHQGKVQNLKSQIEKMKYERDRIQHSKGKEEEIEQDVQSWLTHAEDKIKEEEEIVKSLEVEAKKRCVIGLCPNFKSLNQLYKVAEENAKAILELIQQAESHKFNNKSNVQNLENQAEAEKRNRMMDVEQDKKTNDEAEKVNKVEDKEENKSLVWLYPKFKSPNQVSNSAEDDGRVIGSELIEQHRFDGGLYPARSQETESMPIQCYKAFESRKDTMENIMKALKDPDFKIIGVYGMAGVGKTVLVKEVMRKVRAESLFDEVAMATVSRNPNIKEIQGKITDALGLKFDEESVFGRAMRLQQWLKEEDKRVLLVLDDVWLGLDLEEVGIAFEGYQNIASEEDLGPMIQNINGNAFQKFSAVRLKILLTSTSQEVLNHMKTEMNFEVEVLTNEEAMVWFEKIVGDTAMQPANPQIVTRVVKNCAGFPVAISAIAAALKIRGFNILVEALPEERKPIPTKVENLKSVYLTIQLSYSLLKKPKLQSLFQLCALLPQGSDIRVSYLLRYNLGVKIARNVSTLEKASKSVNKLKDAGLVSGDNDELVKMHDIVRDVFIWIASEDKQMFVIEDEIRLEELLKQGKLKNCTAISLPFSNIHELPCRLVCPRLKLLVLLNKNPSLKVPETFFQEITELLVLDLTGNLTKLRSLDLSNCSKLKVIPAEIISGLSNLEELFLCNSFDQWGVEDWPAELFFEKLDRYKILIGEVWKWSGKYEKRRILKLKLTKGIHLDRGVKLLLQKTEDLYLDELKGIKNLLYELDSTGFPQLKNLYIQNGNEIQFIINSTKVVSGKAFPILESLFLQNLINLEKICQGKLEEECFKRMKIISVKCCDGLKNLFSFSMTKMLLHLQEIKVINCKSIEEIVVEVREKSTSVATNKTEFCELRSLTLQLLPELGSFCSKEKSHSIYQQEPVNTRLCFLSLKTCDCPQSTLKGYGRKHLIAVRI, encoded by the exons atggagttTGTTACTGACTTTAAACATAATCATCAGGGTAAGGTTCAGAATCTGAAGtctcaaattgaaaaaatgaaatatgaaaGAGATAGAATCCAGCATTCTaagggaaaggaagaagagatTGAACAAGATGTCCAGAGTTGGCTGACTCATGCGGAGGACAAAAtcaaggaagaggaagagatAGTGAAGAGTCTTGAAGTAGAAGCAAAGAAGAGGTGTGTCATTGGCCTGTGTCCTAATTTCAAGTCTCTTAACCAGCTCTACAAGGTAGCTGAAGAGAATGCAAAGGCTATTCTGGAACTCATTCAACAGGCAGAATCTCACAAGTTCAATAATAAAAGCAATGTTCAGAACTTGGAGAATCAAGCTGAGGCTGAGAAAAGAAACAGGATGATGGATGTTGAACAGGACAAGAAAACCAATGATGAGGCAGAGAAGGTGAATAAAGTCGAAGATAAGGAAGAGAACAAAAGTTTGGTTTGGTTGTATCCTAAATTCAAGTCTCCTAACCAGGTCAGCAATTCCGCAGAAGATGATGGCAGGGTCATTGGCAGTGAGCTAATCGAACAACACAGGTTTGATGGAGGTTTATATCCTGCTAGATCCCAGGAGACAGAATCTATGCCTATCCAATGTTATAAGGCTTTTGAATCAAGAAAAGATACTATGGAAAATATCATGAAAGCCTTGAAGGATCCTGATTTCAAGATCATTGGTGTGTATGGGATGGCTGGCGTGGGCAAGACTGTGCTCGTGAAAGAGGTTATGAGGAAAGTGAGGGCAGAAAGCTTGTTTGACGAGGTTGCAATGGCAACTGTTTCACGCAATCcaaacataaaagaaattcaaggaaaaattaCAGATGCATTAGGCCTGAAATTTGATGAGGAGAGTGTGTTTGGAAGAGCAATGAGGCTGCAGCAGTGGTTGAAGGAAGAAGATAAAAGGGTTCTTCTagttttagatgatgtttggcTAGGACTGGACTTAGAAGAAGTTGGGATTGCTTTTGAAGGGTACCAGAATATTGCAAGCGAAGAAGATCTAGGACCAATGATCCAAAATATTAATGGAAATGCTTTTCAGAAATTCTCTGCTGTTAGACTCAAAATATTGCTGACTTCCACAAGCCAAGAAGTACTCAACCACATGAAAACGGAAATGAATTTTGAAGTCGAAGTGTTAACCAATGAAGAAGCAATGGTTTGGTTTGAAAAAATCGTGGGTGATACAGCAATGCAGCCTGCTAATCCACAAATAGTGACCAGAGTGGTGAAAAACTGTGCAGGTTTTCCAGTGGCTATTTCAGCAATTGCAGCTGCATTGAAAATACGGGGCTTTAATATTTTGGTGGAAGCCTTGCCGGAAGAGAGAAAACCAATTCCAACCAAAGTAGAAAATCTGAAAAGTGTTTACTTGACAATACAGTTGAGTTACAGCTTGTTAAAGAAACCGAAACTGCAGTCACTTTTCCAACTCTGTGCCTTGCTACCGCAAGGTTCTGATATTCGTGTGTCTTACTTGCTAAGGTACAACTTGGGTGTGAAAATAGCAAGAAATGTAAGCACATTGGAGAAAGCAAGCAAAAGTGTGAATAAGCTCAAAGATGCTGGTTTAGTAAGTGGTGACAATGATGAGCTGGTGAAAATGCATGACATTGTTCGTGATGTCTTCATTTGGATTGCATCTGAAGATAAGCAGATGTTTGTTATAGAGGATGAAATCCGTTTGGAAGAATTGCTGAAGCAGggaaaactcaaaaattgCACTGCCATCTCACTGCCATTTAGTAACATTCATGAGCTTCCATGCAGGTTGGTATGTCCCAGACTAAAGTTGCTGGTTTTGCTAAACAAAAATCCATCGTTAAAAGTCCCAGAAACATTTTTTCAAGAGATCACTGAACTCTTGGTATTAGATTTGACTG GGAATCTAACCAAGCTTAGGTCGTTAGACTTGAGCAATTGTTCCAAACTTAAGGTCATTCCAGCAGAAATCATATCAGGCTTGTCTAATTTGGAGGAACTGTTTTTGTGCAATAGCTTTGATCAATGGGGTGTTGAAG ATTGGCCAGCAGAATTGTTCTTTGAAAAGTTGGACAGATACAAGATTCTGATTGGGGAGGTCTGGAAATGGTctggaaagtatgaaaaaaGGAGGATTCTGAAACTCAAGCTTACTAAGGGAATTCACTTGGATCGTGGAGTTAAACTGTTGTTGCAGAAAACTGAAGACCTATATCTAGATGAATTGAAAGGCATCAAGAACTTGCTTTATGAGCTGGACAGCACAGGTTTTCCACAACTTAAGAATCTCTACATACAAAATGGTAATGAAATTCAGTTCATTATTAACTCTACAAAGGTGGTTTCTGGTAAAGCCTTTCCTATCTTGGAGTCATTGTTTCTTCAGAATCTGATTAACTTGGAGAAGATATGTCAAGGCAAACTTGAAGAAGAATGTTTCAAGAGAATGAAAATTATAAGCGTCAAATGTTGTGATGGACTGAAGAATCTGTTTTCATTCTCCATGACCAAAATGCTTCTCCatcttcaagaaattaaaGTGATAAACTGCAAAAGCATTGAAGAGATTGTTGTTGAAGTGAGAGAGAAAAGTACTAGTGTAGCAACCAATAAAACAGAGTTTTGCGAATTGCGATCCTTAACACTGCAACTTCTACCTGAGCTTGGTAGTTTCTGCTCTAAAGAGAAGAGTCATTCCATATATCAACAGGAACCAGTGAATACAAG GTTGTGTTTCCTGTCCTTGAAAACCTGCGATTGTCCGCAATCAACATTGAAAGGATATGGCAGAAAACATCTTATTGCAGTCAGAATTTGA